The following is a genomic window from Prevotella sp. E13-17.
GCGGCTCAAAGGAGGCATCCCACAAGTCAAGGAGCCTTGAATATGCCCAGTTCCTGTCAGAAACACCCGAATCAAGAAAGGCTGCCATAATCCTCTTCTGGTCTTTCCAGTCAAGACCGAAGAAACGTCTCTGAATCTCATTACGAGCGTCAGTCACTTTGCCACTCTTCTTGTTCGTATAGTTTTTGATGACTGTGGCAATGGGGTTATTTCTTGATACTGTTCTCATATTCGTTTTGTTTGAGAATTAACTTCAGTGATTTTGGGCTGCGTCTCAGTAAAGTTCATGTAAACTTTTCTCTGCGTTCGACTTGCACTAAAATTCTAATCTAAATCCTTTTGATTTCATTTCCTTGTATTTGTCAGGATTGAACCTGTAGTGAACAGGTACTGTTCTTGCAGCATCCTTTGGACGGTCACCTGTCTCTTTCAGAATACCTAACTTCAACATTTTGTTGGCAAAGTTTCTGCGGTCGAAGTGGACTTCCAGAATGGCTTCATACAATGCCTGCAACTGTGACATGGTGAAGACATCAGGCAGCAACTCAAACCCGATAGGCTGGAAGTGTATCTGCTCCTTCAGATGCTTCAGAGCCATACGGAGAATCTTCTCATGGTCGAAGGCCAACTGCGGTACATCATCAATGGGAAACCACTGTGCATTCCTCGCGTCATCACCTCCCTTCACGGCTCCTTTCTGCACCAGCGCATAGTAGGCAATGGTAATGACTCGTCCTCGTGGGTCTCTGTCAACATCTGAGAAGCAGCCCAACTGCTCCAGAAAGCCCCTCTCCACAAAACCGTGAAGAACATTCTTGCAGAAACTCTTTTCATTTTACTTGATTTTGATGTTATACAATGCTTATACAACATAAAAGAGCCACCGAAGCAGCTCTTTCTATCAGTATATCAACAAAAAACTATCGACTTATCTTGAATCCTAGTTTCATGATTAGTTTAAGTGTACCGATGGAAGTATTACGATCATATTCTTTCTCTTCTTCTGGCAGTTCCTCATAAGGGATGAGACATGGGTGAGTCTTCAACTCATCATTACGCTGTTCTCCATACGTCCACCCCTGACTGACTCGAGTCTCAGCCCATACTTCATGTACGTTCTTTGACATCTTTTCTACTAGTACTTCTAACTCAATTGGCAGCTTAACATCACTTGTGTCAATTGGCTGCGGTTTATACATCTTTTTATTCATACTCAAACAATTTATGTTACATCATTATCAGAGAGCCAGTTTCTGTTGATTATCTATCATTCATCCTCAAAAGCTTTATTTTCGATATGATGTCCCGTAATTTCTTCCAGGAAATCCTCACGCATCACCATCAGTAGGTCACGAGTGTATTCTTGCAGAAGCCCTTTATAGTACGTCACGTCCTTGTGGTTCGTCTTAGTGATACGCTCCCACAGAGTTTGTTCTGTAGCATCTTTATGGGCCACATCTATCAACTCCCGATCATCGTCAGTCATCAGCTTACGCAACTTCTGCTCCTCCAATACAAGTGGAGTCCCTTTTAAATCAACGGGAGCATGTTCTTTCCATAACTCTTCAAGAAACACACGACATTCCGCCTCTATC
Proteins encoded in this region:
- a CDS encoding RyR domain-containing protein, coding for MNKKMYKPQPIDTSDVKLPIELEVLVEKMSKNVHEVWAETRVSQGWTYGEQRNDELKTHPCLIPYEELPEEEKEYDRNTSIGTLKLIMKLGFKISR